From a single Equus asinus isolate D_3611 breed Donkey chromosome 2, EquAss-T2T_v2, whole genome shotgun sequence genomic region:
- the PPRC1 gene encoding peroxisome proliferator-activated receptor gamma coactivator-related protein 1 isoform X7, which produces MAARRGRRDGVAPPPSGGPGPDPGGGVRGSGWGSRSQAPYGTAGAVNGGEQVLLHEEGDDSGFVSLSRLGPCLRDKDLEMEELMLQDETLLGTMQSYMDASLISLIEDFGSLGESRLSLEDQNEVSLLTALTEILDNADSENLSPFDSIPDSELLVSPREGSSLHKLLTLSRTPPERDLITPVDALGPSTGSSRVEMSLTDPPWDFSPPSFLETSSPKLPSWRPPRSRPRWGQSPPHQQRSDGEEEEEVASFSGQMLAGELDNSISNIPDFPMHLACPEEEDKTAAAEMAVQVAGDESISSLSELVRAMHPYCLPNLTHLTSLEDELQEQPDDLTLPEDCVVLEIVGQAATAGNDLEIPVVVRQIPTGPQPVLLGDSLEAGPALQLLLPTLESETEAAVPKEALCPEKEGLSLDSEEKLESACLSEPREVMEPVAPKGPQNPPANAMQSSQRARKGRRKKSKEQPAAYAEGYARRLRSSSRGQSTVATEVTSQAGNLPQEELQREVEPPRGRGKPRAWARAWAAALEKPSSGNLESSVGQASPAEEGPLDLHPNLVDTIQASPVPAHLSLVDSPRADPIPLDSVEADPTAVEPGLADPVAVDPALVDLVSVNSELVDPLPADPVLIEPVLADSAAIDPAVVVPILDDLPPVDPVPVNPAPVDSVPVDLAPVDPVLIKSRPTDPRRGAVSSAQGSPAPQVLLESESSDPPKAIPEIKEVVGSLKVENGTNATTQEARPRPLSLSEYRRRRQQRQAEAEERSAQPPAGKWPSLPETPTGLADIPCLVIPPAPAKKTALQRSPEAPPEACFVPLGPSSASPSPEPPASKPVASAPTEQVPLQEMPLPVRPPAPTVQSMPSTMPTALPFTPGGLGMTSMLRLPASGQGVPSLPPPPLQPPSLPMSVGPVPPDPYTHYAPVPPWPCYPPVSPSGYPCLPPPPTVPLVSGTPGVYAVSPTCNVPWVPPPAPVPPYSSNCTYGPLGWGPGLQHPPFWPTVPPPPLPLASVGRAVPSPKVEPSGIPASSPESVLPLPMTPPLSLGSAGHGAPQIEPTKVEVKPVPASPHLKHKVSSPVQSPRIKAPSCLSTESVAVEEPASERLKPETQETRPRQKPPSPVAKAVPTPRQGTITKLPAVHPARLRKLSFLPTPRAQGPEDVVQAFISEIGIEASDLSSLLEQFEKSEAKKECPPPPPADSLAVGNSGSSCSSSGRSRRCSSSSSSSSSSSSSSSSSSSSRSRSRSPSPRRRSDRRRRYSSYRSHDHYQRQRVLQKERAIEERRVVFIGKIPGRMTRSELKQRFSVFGEIEECTIHFRVQGDNYGFVTYRYAEEAFAAIESGHKLRQADEQPFDLCFGGRRQFCKRSYSDLDSNREDFDPAPVKSKFDSLDFDTLLKQAQKNLRR; this is translated from the exons GTGCTGCTGCATGAGGAGGGGGATGATTCTGGCTTTGTCAGTCTGTCTCGGCTGGGCCCTTGTCTGAGGGACAAGGACCTGGAGATGGAGGAGCTGATGCTGCAGGATGAGACACTGCTGGGGACCATGCAGAGCTACATGGATGCCTCCCTCATTTCCCTCATTGAGGATTTTGGGAGCCTTGGAGAG AGCAGGTTATCTCTGGAGGACCAGAATGAAGTGTCGCTGCTCACAGCTCTGACGGAGATCTTGGATAATGCGGATTCCGAGAACCTGTCTCCGTTTGACAGCATTCCTGACTCGGAGCTGCTTGTGTCACCTCGGGAGGGCTCCTCT CTGCATAAGCTGCTCACCCTTTCTCGGACACCCCCAGAACGTGACCTCATCACCCCAGTTGACGCATTGGGGCCCAGCACAGGCAGTAGTAGA GTTGAGATGTCTCTCACAGATCCCCCTTGGGACTTCTCTCCACCCTCCTTCTTAGAGACCTCCTCCCCCAAGCTTCCTAGCTGGAGACCTCCAAGATCACGACCTCGCTGGGGCCAATCCCCTCCTCACCAACAACGTAGTGatggggaagaagaggaggaggtggcCAGCTTCAGTGGCCAAATGCTTGCTGGGGAGCTCGACAACTCCATAAGCAACATCCCAGACTTCCCCATGCACCTGGCCTGCCCTGAGGAGGAAGataaaacagcagcagcagagatGGCAGTGCAGGTAGCTGGCGACGAGAGCATCTCCTCCCTGAGTGAGCTGGTGCGGGCCATGCACCCATACTGCCTGCCAAACCTCACCCACCTGACATCACTCGAGGATGAGCTTCAGGAGCAGCCAGATGATTTGACACTGCCTGAGGATTGTGTGGTGCTAGAGATTGTGGGCCAGGCAGCCACAGCTGGCAATGACCTAGAGATCCCAGTTGTGGTGCGGCAGATCCCTACTGGACCTCAGCCTGTGCTCTTGGGTGACTCACTAGAGGCTGGTCCGGCCTTGCAGCTGCTCTTGCCTACACTAGAGTCAGAGACGGAGGCTGCTGTGCCCAAGGAAGCCCTCTGCCCTGAGAAAGAGGGGTTGTCACTGGACTCAGAGGAAAAGCTGGAGTCAGCTTGCTTGTCGGAGCCCAGGGAGGTCATGGAGCCAGTAGCACCCAAGGGGCCTCAGAACCCACCTGCCAATGCAATGCAGAGTTCCCAGAGAGCTCGAAAGGGTAGGAGGAAGAAGAGCAAGGAGCAGCCAGCAGCCTATGCAGAAGGCTATGCCAGGAGGCTGAGGTCATCTTCACGTGGGCAGTCTACTGTGGCTACAGAGGTGACCTCTCAGGCAGGCAACTTGCCTCAGGAGGAACTTCAAAGAGAGGTTGAGCCTCCCCGTGGTAGAGGGAAGCCCCGGGCTTGGGCTCGGGCCTGGGCAGCTGCCTTGGAGAAGCCTAGCTCTGGGAACTTGGAGAGTAGTGTTGGACAAGCTAGTCCTGCTGAAGAAGGTCCTCTAGACCTCCACCCCAACCTGGTTGACACCATCCAAGCCAGCCCTGTTCCAGCCCATCTCTCATTGGTTGACTCTCCTCGCGCTGACCCCATCCCGCTTGACTCTGTTGAAGCTGATCCCACTGCAGTTGAACCGGGTCTAGCTGACCCTGTAGCTGTTGACCCTGCATTGGTTGACCTTGTTTCAGTCAACTCAGAGCTGGTTGACCCTCTCCCAGCTGACCCAGTGCTGATTGAACCAGTCCTGGCTGACTCAGCAGCAATTGACCCTGCAGTGGTTGTTCCCATCTTAGATGACTTACCACCAGTTGACCCTGTCCCAGTTAACCCAGCACCAGTTGACTCTGTTCCCGTTGACCTGGCTCCAGTTGACCCTGTGCTAATTAAGTCTAGGCCAACTGATCCCAGACGTGGTGCAGTATCATCAGCCCAGGGAAGTCCAGCCCCCCAGGTCCTCCTGGAGTCAGAGTCCTCAGATCCCCCAAAGGCTATCCCTGAAATCAAGGAGGTTGTGGGTTCTCTGAAGGTGGAAAATGGTACCAATGCCACAACCCAGGAAGCCAGACCTCGGCCTCTTAGCCTATCTGAGTACCGGCGACGAAGGCAACAGCGCCAagcagaggcagaagagaggagTGCCCAGCCCCCAGCTGGGAAGTGGCCGAGCCTCCCAGAAACCCCCACAGGGCTGGCAGATATCCCTTGTCTTGTCATCCCACCAGCCCCAGCCAAGAAGACAGCTCTACAGAGAAGCCCTGAGGCTCCTCCTGAGGCTTGCTTTGTGCCtttgggtcccagctctgcttctCCTAGTCCTGAGCCACCTGCAAGCAAACCTGTGGCCTCAGCTCCCACTGAGCAGGTGCCACTCCAAGAGATGCCACTGCCAGTGAGACCTCCAGCTCCTACCGTGCAATCCATGCCCTCAACAATGCCCACTGCTCTGCCTTTTACCCCGGGTGGGCTGGGCATGACCTCCATGCTGCGCCTTCCTGCAAGTGGACAAGGGGTCCCCAGTCTGCCTCCACCACCCTTGCAGCCTCCTAGTCTTCCTATGTCTGTGGGGCCAGTGCCCCCTGATCCTTATACTCATTATGCCCCTGTACCACCCTGGCCTTGTTATCCCCCTGTGTCCCCTTCTGGCTATCCttgcctgcctcccccaccaaCGGTGCCCCTAGTGTCTGGTACTCCTGGCGTCTATGCTGTGTCCCCCACTTGCAATGTGCCTTGGGTACCCCCTCCTGCCCCAGTCCCACCTTACAGCTCCAACTGTACTTATGGGCCCTTGGGATGGGGCCCAGGCCTGCAACACCCTCCATTCTGGCCTACTGTACCCCCACCTCCTTTGCCTCTAGCCTCTGTTGGGAGGGCTGTTCCCTCACCCAAGGTGGAGCCCAGTGGCATCCCAGCTAGCTCCCCTGAAAGTGTACTTCCTTTACCAATGACTCCTCCTCTCAGCCTTGGGTCTGCTGGCCACGGTGCTCCACAGATAGAGCCCACCAAGGTGGAGGTCAAGCCAGTGCCTGCATCTCCCCATCTGAAACACAAGGTGTCCTCCCCAGTGCAAAGCCCCCGGATCAAGGCTCCATCGTGTCTGTCTACTGAGAGTGTGGCTGTTGAGGAGCCTGCATCAGAGAGACTGAAGCCTGAGACCCAGGAGACCAGGCCCAGGCAGAAGCCTCCCTCTCCTGTTGCCAAGGCTGTTCCCACACCAAGGCAGGGCACTATCACCAAGCTGCCTGCCGTCCACCCAGCCCGTCTAAGGAAGCTGTCCTTCCTGCCTACCCCACGTGCCCAGGGTCCTGAGGACGTGGTGCAGGCTTTCATCAGTGAGATTG GAATTGAGGCATCGGACCTGTCCAGTTTGCTGGAGCAGTTTGAGAAATCAGAAG CCAAAAAGGAGTGCCCTCCCCCGCCTCCTGCTGACAGTTTGGCTGTAGGAAACTCAGG GTCCAGTTGCAGTTCCTCTGGACGTTCCCGAAGatgctcttcctcttcctcctcctcatcctcctcctcgtcttcctcatcctcatcatCCAGTTCCCGAAGTCGGTCCCGCTCCCCATCCCCCCGCCGGAGAAGTGACAGGAGGCGGCG GTACAGCTCTTACCGTTCACATGACCATTACCAAAGGCAGAGAGTCCTGCAGAAGGAGCGTGCAATA gaagagagaagagtggtCTTCATTGGGAAGATACCTGGCCGCATGACTCGGTCAGAGCTGAAACAGAGGTTCTCTGTTTTTGGAGAGATTGAGGAGTGCACCATCCACTTCCGTGTCCAAGG TGACAACTACGGTTTCGTCACTTACCGCTATGCTGAGGAGGCATTTGCAGCCATCGAGAGTGGCCACAAGCTGAGGCAGGCAGATGAGCAGCCCTTTGATCTCTGCTTTGGGGGCCGCAGGCAGTTCTGCAAGAGAAGCTATTCTGATCTTG ACTCCAACCGGGAAGACTTTGACCCTGCTCCTGTAAAGAGCAAATTTGATTCTCTTGACTTTGACACATTGTTGAAACAGGCCCAGAAGAACCTCAGGAGGTAA